In Nocardia sp. NBC_00403, the DNA window TGCGTGTACCGACCGACGAATTCGCAAGGGGAACCTCCAGGGTGTGTGTCCGCCGAGCGACGTTTCCACTCAGCCCGCACGGTCATCCTGTCAGCTCGGGCCGGTGCTGACATGCCCCGAATTCCCACCGACGAATAGTCGGACATACCAGGCACCACGCTCCTGTCACGGTGCAATACCGATAAACCGGTGGTGATCCTTGCCGGTATGCCCATTCGCGTGGATTCTGTTGCCAGAGGCTCTCGGCGAGGAGGTGGATCCACGCGGCGAGCACCTCGCGACCCTCGATGGTAACGGTGTCGATCTTGATGTGGGCGGCCTGCACCGTGGCGCGGCCGGGCAGTTCGGTGAAGGTCAGCAGGTGAATCGCGGCGCGCTCGAATTGGGAATCGGCTGCGGCAGATCCTGTTTCGAGCAGCGGGCGCAGCTCGTCGGCGCTGTAGGGGTTCCGGACTGACTGGTGAGAGCGCGTATTCAGCTGTCGCGGGTTGTCGACGGTCTCCAGCCAGCGGGCGACCGGAATCTGGGGGCCGTGACGTAGCGGCTCCAGGTGGTCGCTGCTTCGGCAGCGAGTTTGGTAGTGGTGACGGGATGGAAGCCGAGGGCGTCGGCGACGACCGGGGCTGGCATCTGCTGGACGTGCTGGCGCATGGCGGAGGTTCGGGCCGCGACGTTGGCGATGCCGAGGGCTCTGAGCAACCCACCGAGTGTGTCCGGGTGCATGGGTTGTCCGGCTCGCCGGCCTGGGAACAGCCACCGCGAGTCGCGGTTGGTGGCGGTGTTCATGTTGGTGCGGTTGTCGATCCAGGCCAGGAGTAGGTCGGCGGCGGGTTGCGGAATTGGTGACGGGGGTTCGCCGAGGCGGAGCGGCACTTGCTCGCCGTCGCAGATGACGTCATCGATGGTGGGCCGGGCGATGCGGCTGAGGGGCTGGGCGTAGAGCAGGACGATGATGGCGGCCGCGCGTGAACGAAGAGGCTGGTCATCGTGGGTCAGCGTCTGCCCGATCAGTGCGATGCGGTCTTCGGGTGACATCGGCGAGCACTTGCAGGATTCGAATGTCGGCAGGCGGAGACGGCGCAGGAGTTTGCTTTCCATGCACCAGAGCAGAAAGCAGCGCAGTGCTCGCCGCCGGTGTGTGGTGTTCTCGGCGTGCCAGAGATCGATCTCGGCTTGGCCGCAGGTGTCGAGGGTGATTCCCTGGGCGGCAAGCCATTCCAGGAAATGGGTTGCTTGCCGGACCTGGTCGTCGGCGAAGCTGCGGCTGGCTTGAGTGACCGGTTTCCGTTCGGCTGCGCCGCGGAGCCGGGGTAGGACCTGCCAGGTGGCGTAGCGGCGGATGATCTGAGTGTGGTCGGCGTCGTCGATCGGTGTCAGGTGGTTGAGCAGCCAGCGTTCGAACCCGCAGACCTGCTTGTCGATCATCGGTAGGACACCGCAGGCCATAAGCAGTTCCCGAAGGTGGGCGGCTGCTCGCCAGGGCTCGGCGGTGTGGAACGCGGCATGGGTCAGCTCGATGTTCCCGCGGCCGAGGTCGCGCAGCAGGTCCGCAGGGGTCCTGCTCTGACCTTTGCATGGGTAGAGCCACTTCAGCCCGGACAGCGGGTTGTTCATCGCGAGCATGTGCTCGGCGAACCGAACAAGCTCGGGCCGGACTCTGCCGGTGCCGTCATCGAGGAGTTCTGCAAGCCTGTCGGAGAAGGTGCAGCGGGAACACAGGCGGCGGGCATGGAGCTTGTCTTCGCGATGACAACGCGCGCATCGGTAACCGGTGCTGAATCCGGCGCAGTCGGTGCAGATCGGCTCCCGTGAGTCCGGTGCGACGCCGGGCAGGATCCGTTCTTCGTCGCATCCGGGGCAACGACCTCGGATCTTGAGGGCCCGGTCGTGGCAGGTGCGGCAGACATGGCCGTCGGGCCAGCCGGCCGCGAAGCATCCGAACCGGCCGCAACGGGCGCAGGTCTTCTTGTGCCAGCGCTCGAACTGCTCGACTGTCCGGTAGGCCGGACTCACTCCTCCCCGAGGATGCGCTCGGGCCGGGGCCGCAACTTGGCGACCACCGGCGCCTGCCCGGTGGCCTCAGTTCCGGTCCGGCGGACTCCGGCGTTCTCGGCGGAGGTGACAACGAGGTCGGTCGGGGTGCAGGCGAGAATGTCGCAGAGCGCCGAGAGCACCTGTAGCGAGAGCCCTTCCGGGGTGCCGGAGACCAGACGGTGGACCTGGGAGGCGGACAGATCGATGCCGCGCTCGCGCAGCAGCGGGACCAGCTCGGTCGCGGTGAAAACGCCTTGGCTTGCCATGATCTCGCGCAGACGCCAGGTGTAGCCGATGGATCGTTTCATGCCTGTTTGCCTTTCTGGGAGTGCAGAGCCGCCACGACGGTGGCATCGAGTCGTCGCCGCAACGTGCGGGTGCGGAAGTCCGACGACACGCAGGTGTAGAGGGCGGTCGTGGAGGCGTGCTCGTGGCCGACCTGTTCCTGGACGAACCGAGGATCCCAGCCGTCCTCGATCAAATGGGTGACATAGAACCGTCGCAGAGAATGGAAGTCCAGCCCATCGTCGAGGCCGAGCGCCTGCCGGTAGGCGACGAACCGCGAGTTCAGGCGTTGGCAGCCGATCCGAAGACCGCGTTCGGACGGCCAGGCCGCCGGATTGCCATCGGCGCCGAACAGAGGCCGGATCTCGGTGAACCATTCGTCGAGGACCTCGACTGTCCAGCCCCAGACGGTCAGCACTCCGCGCCGCTTCGGCGGCGAACCCTTCTTGGCCTTCCCGAACCGGACCTGGCAGCGACCGAACGACCCGAACTCCGGCCCGTGCGGGTTCGTCCCGAAGTCGGCGGCATCCAGCATCCGAGTCTCGTTGCGGCGCAGACCGAATGCGTACGCCGTTTTGAACAGGGTGGCGTCGCGGAACGCGGGCAGCCAGCCCTTGCGCCCGAACGATCGGATCCGGGCAACTTCGTCATCGCAGTGAGTGAAGAAGGCTTGCAGTTCCGATTTGGTGAACGCCCGTTTCGCCGGGTCGGACTCGCCTTCTTGGACGTGTGTGGCGGTGTTCCATTCGTGCACCACCTGGATCGGGTGCGTGCCGAATCGGCCTTCGCAGGTGGCCGGCCACTCATAGAGCGGATCGGTGACGAAGTGGCAGAACACCCGGACCGCCTCGGAGTAGGAGCGGATCGTCGAGCGCTTCGCCCGGCAAGGCTCCGGCGCGAGGCCGCTGCGCCGCGATCCACGAGATTTGTCAGGCCCTCCGTTGTCGCGGCACCTCCTGTGCCTCGGCGCCTGTATCGGCACGGCGATTTGGACAACGCATCGGCAGCCGCGCTCTACGAGGTAGCCCGTCGGTTTCGGGCCAGTCCCGACAAGCGCCACGATGTGCGCGACCGTGGGTTTCGGCTGCTGTGCGACTACCTTGTGCAGCATCCAGGGCAGACGTGGCAAGAGCGTTGGGAGGCTAGCGAACTCGGCACCCGCGCCGTGTTGTTGACCGAGCTCGTCGAGAACAGGACCCTTTGTGACCGACCTTGAACAACGCCGCCAACGACAGATCCACCTGTAAGTGATGTCGTAGATGACCTGTAGAACCAGCCGCGTTCGCCCTGGGACAGGGTGGGCCAGGTGTCGTCGGCTTTGCCTTTGAGACCGACGGTGTCGATCATGGCGTCGGCACGGCGCAGTTCGTCAGCGGTCGGGGTCCAGCGCATCGGAGTATTGATGGTTGCGGTGATACCGGTCAGTACAACCTGACGGATCGTCAGCGGATACTGCAGTGGGTGGCGCGGATTGACGTGACCGATGGCATGGCGCAGGCGCGCCAGTTCGACCCGGCCGAGTTGCTCCCCGAACACGCGGACGGTGCCGGTGGTCGGGAAGGTGACCGCGCCGCAGAAACCGAGCAGGGTGCTCTTGCCCGCGCCGTTCGGGCCGAGCAGGGCCCAGTGCTCGCCCGCGCGCACGGTGAGCGAGATGCCGTCGATGATTTGTTTGCCCTCGCGGCGGAATGTCACGTCTGCCAGTTCGAGCACGGGTGTGCGGGTCACGTGAACGCTTCCTTCAATGTCGATAGGTGGGAGCGGCTGAATTCCGCTGCGGCCGTGGGGTTTCGGTGTGCGATCGCATCGGTGAGCCGAATGTGGGCGTCGTGGTCGGCCGGTTCGGAGGGAACCGGGCGGATCTTCAGCATGTCGATCATCGCCATGCGCAGCCGGGGCAGGAAGGTATCGAAAAGCTGGGTGAGCACGTCATTGTGTGCGGCGAGGATCACGGTGCGGTGGAAGGCCATATCGGCGTCCACATGCTCGGGGATCGGCTCGCCGCGGGTCTCCCGCGCGGCGAGCGCACGCCGGATCGC includes these proteins:
- a CDS encoding helix-turn-helix domain-containing protein — translated: MKRSIGYTWRLREIMASQGVFTATELVPLLRERGIDLSASQVHRLVSGTPEGLSLQVLSALCDILACTPTDLVVTSAENAGVRRTGTEATGQAPVVAKLRPRPERILGEE
- a CDS encoding tyrosine-type recombinase/integrase → MFCHFVTDPLYEWPATCEGRFGTHPIQVVHEWNTATHVQEGESDPAKRAFTKSELQAFFTHCDDEVARIRSFGRKGWLPAFRDATLFKTAYAFGLRRNETRMLDAADFGTNPHGPEFGSFGRCQVRFGKAKKGSPPKRRGVLTVWGWTVEVLDEWFTEIRPLFGADGNPAAWPSERGLRIGCQRLNSRFVAYRQALGLDDGLDFHSLRRFYVTHLIEDGWDPRFVQEQVGHEHASTTALYTCVSSDFRTRTLRRRLDATVVAALHSQKGKQA